Proteins from a genomic interval of Spea bombifrons isolate aSpeBom1 chromosome 4, aSpeBom1.2.pri, whole genome shotgun sequence:
- the LYL1 gene encoding protein lyl-1 — MTWKLGVLMCPSDHKESQSNCTDVRMQGKESPSERLPPANGTTALMPSSSPETPTEEKRAPVGTQDIPAHVPVISLGHSRVTLRPELTALHPVPSLMLALPGMRAPLFPPQYHPHPFLPSPYLHATGLIPIFSGRFKRRSPQNIMEPPFIVRQPQKVARRVFTNSRERWRQQNVNGAFAELRKLIPTHPPDKKLSKNEILRLAMRYITFLVTLLGDQHSPPPKQSPAIKRLSPPVRDLPPKGRESPTFRIHGVKDEQKCLAYGETASPMSGSCGDSVESEEDDVERRSVSPLHSTPRTMIMSEAEGSR, encoded by the exons ATGACATGG AAGCTCGGCGTCCTCATGTGTCCATCTGATCACAAAGAGTCACAAAGCAACTGCACCGATGTCAGGATGCAGGGAAAGGAAAGCCCTTCAGAGAGACTACCGCCTGCGAACGGCACCACGGCCCTTATGCCCAGCTCTTCCCCCGAAACCCCCACAGAAGAAAAGCGGGCACCTGTGGGGACGCAAGACATTCCCGCACATGTACCCGTCATCAGCCTGGGGCACAGCAGGGTGACCCTGCGCCCTGAACTCACTGCCTTGCACCCAGTACCCTCCCTGATGCTTGCACTGCCTGGAATGCGAGCGCCTTTATTCCCTCCGCAGTACCACCCTCATCCCTTCCTGCCAAG TCCATATTTACACGCAACCGGGTTGATCCCTATCTTTTCTGGACGCTTCAAGAGACGAAGCCCCCAAAATATCATGGAGCCACCTTTCATAG TGCGGCAGCCTCAAAAAGTTGCCCGCCGCGTCTTCACAAACAGTCGGGAACGATGGAGACAGCAGAACGTGAACGGAGCCTTTGCTGAACTACGCAAACTGATCCCCACGCACCCCCCGGACAAGAAGCTGAGCAAGAACGAAATCTTGCGTCTAGCCATGAGATACATCACCTTCCTGGTTACTCTGCTCGGTGACCAGCACAGCCCTCCTCCCAAACAATCCCCTGCAATAAAGAGACTGTCACCCCCTGTACGGGATCTTCCTCCGAAGGGGAGGGAGAGCCCCACATTCAGGATTCATGGCGTGAAGGATGAACAGAAATGCCTGGCTTATGGGGAAACGGCATCTCCAATGTCTGGAAGCTGCGGGGACAGCGTGGAAAGTGAAGAGGATGATGTGGAGAGACGGAGCGTTTCACCTCTCCATAGCACTCCGAGGACTATGATTATGTCAGAGGCCGAAGGTAGTCGGTGA
- the ACP5 gene encoding tartrate-resistant acid phosphatase type 5, which yields MEKILVPLIILTPVFLGVLSVPLTDPLPSLRFVVIGDWGGIPLPPFYTKQETLVAEEMGKVVNSWGAHFVLSVGDNFYYDGVQDVTDPRFKATFESVYNADSLLDVPWYVIAGNHDHNGNVSAQIAYSNVSARWNYPELYYDRVFSVPGTNVSVRLLLLDTVTLCGNSDDFLTGQPAGPVSRRTADKQLEWLEEKLSGAQEQYVVVAGHYPVWSVAEHGPTHCLIHHVDPLLKKYKATAYMCGHDHNLQYLQDEAGIGHILSGAGNFMENSRKHEDEVPEGYLRFFQGDAESMGGFVYVNVTPKEMNITYIQPGGKSLFQTTLPPRFA from the exons ATGGAGAAGATCCTTGTGCCGCTGATCATCCTGACCCCCGTCTTCCTGGGGGTCCTCTCTGTTCCTCTGACGGATCCGCTCCCGTCCCTGCGCTTCGTGGTCATTGGTGACTGGGGTGGGAtacctctcccccccttctacACAAAACAGGAGACGCTGGTGGCGGAGGAGATGGGTAAAGTTGTGAACAGCTGGGGGGCGCACTTCGTCCTCTCCGTGGGGGACAACTTCTACTACGATGGCGTCCAAGACGTAACGGACCCCAGGTTTAAG GCTACGTTTGAGTCCGTGTATAACGCCGACTCCCTCCTCGATGTGCCCTGGTACGTTATCGCCGGAAACCACGATCACAACGGGAACGTTTCAGCGCAGATCGCGTACTCCAACGTCTCCGCTCGCTG GAACTACCCCGAGTTGTACTACGACCGCGTGTTCTCGGTCCCCGGCACGAACGTTTCCGTGCGTCTCCTGCTCCTGGACACGGTGACGCTGTGCGGGAACTCCGATGACTTCTTGACGGGGCAGCCGGCTGGCCCGGTGAGCAGGAGGACCGCCGACAAGCAGCTGGAGTGGCTGGAGGAGAAGCTGAGCGGCGCCCAGGAGCAATACGTGGTGGTCGCCGGCCATTACCCTGTCTGGTCCGTGGCGGAGCACGGCCCGACCCATTGCTTAATTCATCACGTGGACCCGCTGTTGAAGAAGTACAAAGCCACGGCCTACATGTGCGGTCACGATCACAACTTGCAG TATCTCCAGGATGAGGCCGGTATCGGTCACATACTTAGCGGCGCAGGCAATTTCATGGAGAACTCCCGCAAGCACGAAGACGAGGTACCGGAAGGCTACCTACGCTTCTTCCAAGGCGATGCCGAAAGCATGGGGGGCTTCGTCTACGTAAATGTCACCCCTAAGGAAATGAACATCACGTACATACAGCCTGGGGGCAAGAGCCTGTTCCAGACCACCCTGCCGCCGCGCTTTGCTTAG